A window of Ooceraea biroi isolate clonal line C1 chromosome 9, Obir_v5.4, whole genome shotgun sequence genomic DNA:
TGCGAGCActtgaaattttcgaaaatggcGACGAACCCGGCGGTGAACATGGAGCTGGTGCTAATAAGGAACGAGGATCCGGACTCGAAGTTCATTCGAAAGGGCAAGGTGGGCGATTGGCGGAATTACATGTCGCCGGATCTCGCCCGGCGATTCGACGAATGGACCGACGAGCATTTACGCGGAACTGGCCTGGGATTTCGCACGGATAGTATTCCCGACGAGGAGTAATGCGGGCTCATCTTGCAATAtcgcataaataattaatcaatttttgagTATCGCGTACGCAGAAATTGTATTCCGAGAATTACGCGTTGCCATGGCAACTCTCCGTTTTAGATTTACATTATGCCCGTACTGATTGCGTCGTGATAACACGATTGTACTGTTTATTGCGAGGATCGATCGTATACTcgcaaatatatcaatatataaatacgcaAAGATCTTGATTAACATTATAtcataagaaaaatatctcttaatttttaattgttatttgtCCGTAATGCAGcatgaaattattatgataattgtTATCTCTTctcaaatgttaattaataaaaagccGAGATAGAGGAAAGAGTAATAAAATACGTAATGTGTAACATGtgctttatataattaatacacttacgtttaataatagttatttGGCGTTCacatcccatacagcaccgattaatacagaaagctttcaggaaggttttaaaatcatttcaagatttcacatttcatatgcaacatttctgaaaggattccgcaatatgtcatatgaaatgttgcaacagaaatgtttctaaaacctaccacatgcaataaatttgaaaaaaatgtgaatattgtaaaaagtaaaattatatatatatatacctagaccaagtattcgatctttagtgaagctaaccagttgacaaacaaatgcattatcttcacgtatcctttttttctttcaaatataagtgtggttgaacagagaattatatatctatataattctttccttttaatcaactatttggaggaagaaaaaggaaaatatataatataagaatggctctttgtcaatgtgccaacaattcacgctttttaaagggaaacttggtgaatacttggtttagctacgtatgtgtatatctatatatcttatatatatagatatatatgcatatctatatacatcttatatatattatgtatttttttcattaagcatatttcagaaatcatatttattatatcaattagattgcaaatattaaataaaaacgtacaataaaaataataaatacattttatatataatttttattataactttttagtatttgcaatcttctgaatacttgtataataaatttaaatataatttctgaagtattttcaattgattttaataagagctttgtaatttgtgtgcaacatcataggaaagtttcaaaattatttcaattaacctttagtaatatatcaaaaagatttcagctattttaataatctttcggcaatatttcagaaaggttgcagattgatctatacctttcagcaacctttctacaaggttttgaatgcaagtgtcgcggatattttgctattccggagttgtctcataactgttgcagaaacattttgcaatgtttatgagatgctttcatctgttagatgaaatacttctgaaatatttctgaaatgttttcgtgctgtatgggatgcCACTTAAAAGCACTTAAAAGAAGGAAACCCATTATGCTTTGCAACACGCTAagaatgtttatttattatttattagtttttcatttattattatttattcatggcATGCGTTCAAAGATATCGCTGGAACGTGTCGGTGTCGCGTGATGTCAATGCACGTTGCACGTATATCGATGTGATGACACGGAACGATCAGCAGTAAAGATGGCGCTGATTTGCGTGTTGTTACAGATTTTTAAAATGGATTTGATTTTGCAGTTTTGACTTGGGAGTCCCGTCGTTTGTCAATGGTTTTCGGCCAGCTGCCAAGCGTGCCGCAGCTCGCAGGCTGAAGCTGAACGTAGGCAGTGATGTGCGCGAGGAGTCACGTGCAACGTCGCGCGTACGAGCTTGCACTTAACCTAGTCACATGAGGAACCTCAAATTGTCGTCGCCCCCGAGATTCGCAGTTTCGCGTGGGATACCGCAGATTTCCGGTCGCAACGACCGGAATCCTCGAGCGAACCGCGCAGATTCCGAACGAATGCTCCGACCGGGGGAAGAATCGTCGTGAAAAAAAAATCGGTATCGTGACGTACCGTGTGACAGATCAGGTTCAGGTTTGGGTCTCGAGGGTTTCTTTCTGCCGATCGTCGGGAGGCTTCTTCTCGCCGTTCTCACGCTGCCGTCGCGCACGACTCGTTTGGATGCGATTGAGGTCCACGCCTGGCTGAGATGCCGAAGATACGGACGAGGCAGACGCCGCACAGTCTTTGGTTAAGGCAACGTGAGCTGGGGATGAAATTCCCCCTTGGCCACAGTGATGATTTTCACAAGACTCTTTACTCCTCCATACAGCCCATCACCTCGTGGGATCACGGGGACAATTTGACTGCCGCGAGGCATGGCGGTGTGTTCAACCTGGAATATTCACCCGACGGGTTAGTAACGCAGGATCATTCAATTTCTCTGGAACATTCGAGTTCTTCGAGAGCCTCACGTCTCACACTCGATTGACGTTACAGATCTCTCTTGCTGGCAGCATGCGAAAAGAAGAGTATTTTAATGTTTGACCCTCTATGCAGGAAGCTGATACATGCGATAGACAATGCTCATAATGACTGTGTCAATTGTGTAAGGTACGTAGAACAAACTCCATCGAGTTTACTCTACGATCCtgaaaaatggagaaaaatagGTGAAAAATACGTGTAACGTAACGTTGTTGTCGATATGCTAGGTTCCTGGATCAACGCATGTTCGCTACTTGCTCCGACGACAGTACCGTCGCTCTGTGGGACGCCAGAAACTTGAAGCAGAGGATACGCACCCTTCAGGGACACTCCAACTGGGTGAAGAACATAGAGTACAGTCCTAGAGATAGTCTGTTGTTGACTAGTGGGTTTGATGGTAGTATATATACTTGGGATATTAATAGGCAAGTGtaccatttaattaattatttaattgacttaatttaatttatccatgtgtgactttttctctctttatatttataataataataatgattctgCGCGCGCTTTGCAGCTTTacggaaaataatttcgtcTACACTCGTGTATTTCATACAAATGGACTGATGCGAACGAGACTCACTCCCGACGCCAGCAAGATGCTCATATGCACTACTTCAGGATATCTCATCATAATACATAATCTTAAGCTTAGTACTCTGAGTCAGGATTTGGCAGGATTCAAGGTAGACATCTTCATCGCTTCTCCACTACCTGCCTGCACCTGTTTAATATCCGCAAAAAAACGCGCACGAAATATTTGGAATCGCTCTCTCATCACGTTGTTCTTGCAGCCGAATATGTACAGACTAATGCAACTGTCGCAAACGACCATACCCGTCGCCGCCAGCTTCACGCATCTGTTTGCTCACACTCGTACTCACAACAGAGTCGAGTTTCTCACCGATTTCCCAGTGGGCGACGACGCCGAGGTGATATCCAGCCTGCAGGTGCATCCGCAGGGCTGGTGCGCCTTGTCGAGGAACGTCAGCAACGGGGAAAAATCGGAGGTGCGTCTTACATCGGGATCCACTCTCCGCCTGCCCGATACCGATCAAAATCTCAccgatattctctctctcgttccacAGTGGACCTGTATCCACGACATACAGGAGCGCGAGGTGTCGAATGGGGATCAAACCAAAGAGGGGGAGGAGGCCAGTACACACTTTAACGAATTGACCGTCGAGGAGTTCGAGGATTTCCACCAGCCGCAGCCGTCACGATCGGGGAACACGTCTTCCTTTGTAATAGAGAGTGCCAGTGCGAATCGCGCGAGAATAGTGCAGGACATGCTGGACGCGAGATCGAACTCGTTCGAGTCGTCGATCCGCGTGTCCGCGGACGCGGCGCCGTCGTCGGTGCGATCGTCGCCGAGGGCGAGCTGGCAGGCGACGACGCGCAGGAACCTGCGACTGCAGTCGAGGGGCCCGCGCCCGTACATAGACCGGAGCACGGTGAGGACGAATTTCGTCGACGTGGTCGACGTGAACTCCGGCGCGAGTTCCGCCACCGATTCCGCCAGGATCCACAACGACGACAGGTCGGACGAGCAGTACGCGGACGAGAGCAACGACAACCACTCCGTGCACGACCATGCGTCCGCCGACGAGAGGGATCGGGAAGGATCCGCGCGGGAGTACCGATCCCCCAGGCCGCACTCGCAGCTCAACGACCTGCGGCGGCGCAACGTGATCGACAACTTTTCCACCGGCAACATGGAGCTGCACGTCAGCTCGACCGACGTGTGGGAAGCGCTGGTGGCGATCAGGGAGGCGCGGCTCCGCAgggagcgcgagcgcgagttcTATCCCGGTGGCCGCGAGTGGTTCCCCAGCCGGCCGAACAGCGCCGTGGGCGTGAACCTGCCGCGGTCGTCGCACACGGTCGTGATAATCGGCGACCGGAGCCGCGTGCAGACGCAGAACCGGCAGAACCTGCAGACCATGTACGCGATCCCGAGGAACCACAAGATCCACCAGAATACGCCCAGGTTGACGCACTACATCGAGGAGCCGAACGTCGGCTCCGGCTACATCAAGGAGCTGTGCTTCTCCGCTGACGGCCGGCTGATATGCTCGCCGTTCGGCTACGGCGTGCGGTTGCTCGCGTTCTCGAACAACTGCGACGAGCTGTCCAACTGCGTCCCGCCCGGCAACGAGTCCGTGCAGCTGCACGAGCTCGCGACGCACATCGGCCACTCCGACATCGTCGTCAGCACCAAGTTCTCGCCGAAGCACTATCTACTGGTGTCCGGCTGCCTGAGCGGTAAAATCGTCTGGCATCAGCCGGTGGTTTAGCTAAATTGATTTACCTTAGACGCCTTGTTGTACTTTTCTCATCGATCGGACCCTCGGTAGATAGATAGGCCGCTTTATATGAAATCAAATCGATCTTTATAAGAGAGGTAGCACCGACTTGCGTGCTAAACGAT
This region includes:
- the LOC105278998 gene encoding DDB1- and CUL4-associated factor 10; this encodes MPKIRTRQTPHSLWLRQRELGMKFPLGHSDDFHKTLYSSIQPITSWDHGDNLTAARHGGVFNLEYSPDGSLLLAACEKKSILMFDPLCRKLIHAIDNAHNDCVNCVRFLDQRMFATCSDDSTVALWDARNLKQRIRTLQGHSNWVKNIEYSPRDSLLLTSGFDGSIYTWDINSFTENNFVYTRVFHTNGLMRTRLTPDASKMLICTTSGYLIIIHNLKLSTLSQDLAGFKPNMYRLMQLSQTTIPVAASFTHLFAHTRTHNRVEFLTDFPVGDDAEVISSLQVHPQGWCALSRNVSNGEKSEWTCIHDIQEREVSNGDQTKEGEEASTHFNELTVEEFEDFHQPQPSRSGNTSSFVIESASANRARIVQDMLDARSNSFESSIRVSADAAPSSVRSSPRASWQATTRRNLRLQSRGPRPYIDRSTVRTNFVDVVDVNSGASSATDSARIHNDDRSDEQYADESNDNHSVHDHASADERDREGSAREYRSPRPHSQLNDLRRRNVIDNFSTGNMELHVSSTDVWEALVAIREARLRREREREFYPGGREWFPSRPNSAVGVNLPRSSHTVVIIGDRSRVQTQNRQNLQTMYAIPRNHKIHQNTPRLTHYIEEPNVGSGYIKELCFSADGRLICSPFGYGVRLLAFSNNCDELSNCVPPGNESVQLHELATHIGHSDIVVSTKFSPKHYLLVSGCLSGKIVWHQPVV